In Candidatus Hydrogenedentota bacterium, the genomic stretch ATTTCGTTTGCCCTGTAAATCTCCGCTTCCTGCACCATTCCCTTTTGTTCGTAGAAGTGCAGCACTTGATCGGGGGTGAGGGTTGGCAGGGGAGAGGAGGTGGGGACGCGTTTGAGGACGGCGGCGATGTTCTGTGCGGCCCGGTGAAGGTCTGCCCGCGCTCGCCACGCTTCATCCGTTCTGAGCATGAACAGCCGCGCGCGTTCGATGAGCGTGTGTGCGACGGAACTGCGGTCGTTCAGTTGAGCGAACAGGGAGATTGCACGGCTGAAACGCCGTTCGCTCATGACATGCGCGCCGTTCTCTCGCTCAATGATACCCTGGTCGCGGTAGATTTCGCCGGAGTCGAAGGTGCAACCTCGAAGCGGGTGATCGATCGGCCGGTTGCTGAACCGGTGGTGAAGGAATTCGCGGCACATGCGGTCCTGGTATTCTTCGCCGACCTGCTCCAGCAACATTGCCGCCAACACGAGCGACTTCACCTTTTCCGCCGCGCCGAGCCCTTGCTTGAAGTACTCTTCCGGCGTGAACGCCGAGATGTCTTTCGATTTGTGCATTTGGCTCCACTGTTGCCAGGACAAGGTCAGGCGGTCGAGCGTGGCGCGCGCAAATGCGATGTAACGCGGATCGAGCTCCGCATGCGCTTTGGCAAGATGCCCGAGCGCGCTTTGCGTTTCCATCAGCACGTCCTTGGCCAAATCTAGGCTGTGCTCAATCTGTTCCTGGGTGGACAACTTCTCGTCGGCGAGAAATGCGCTGTGAAACTCCCCGCCATTTTGCTCGCTGCCATCGTCCTGATTCGCATCGTCATTTCGGGCGCTCAGGGCGAGTTGGGTTGTCTTGAGCAGGAACAGGTCGACGCAGTACAGAGGACCTTCGATCATCCGCTTCACGTCGCTTGCACCCTTGTAGCATTCCATAATCTCGGCGAAGCGGCTGCTGACATTGTTGGGTCCGATTTGTCCCAGCTTTTGTTCCAATGCGCTCAGGAAGAAATCGCCCACGATGGGGTAGAGTTGCCTGCGAGATTCGGACGCGACCTTTTTCCAGAGGAAATCGTATACGGATGAGGCGACGTAATAGGGATCCTGTATTTCTGCGCGCTCGTAGAGTTCTCGCAATGCGATATGCGGGCCTCCGGCCGCGCTCTGCGCAAAGATTCGGAGGACAATTTCTTTCAGGTCGTGGGGAATGAACGACTTGGTTTCATTGTCCCTGGCGCTGAAAGGTTGTACTTCGCCTTGTCCCGTCATAGCTCTTCCGCCGAAATCCCAATTCACCCTCTGCGTGCGGCCGGGTCGCGCAAGGTCGCTGGGGCCACACAGATGCTCCGCCACTATTCTACGCTACTTCGGCCCTATATCGAAGCTTTTTGTTCGCTCGGGGCCGCCGCCGCTTCGTCGCATGGAATGGGGCGCCTACTCCGTGACGGTCGCATCCTTGCCCGGCAACGTGCGGTCAATGGCCACGATGGCCAAGCCCAAGAGGACAAAGGCCAATCCGTAGATGGCGCCATTGGACGCGACCCCATGGTAACCGATACGGGCCACATCGAGGAACGGATACGGATACTTGGTGCCTGGGAATAGCACTCCGCGCGACAGGACGAAGATGAGATATACGACGGGGTATGCGATCCATATGACCGCGTATCGCCACCGGTACCGGCGACGCGCATCGAAGAGAAGCCAATCGGCCACCGCCATGATGGGCACGACAATGTGGAGCAGCTTGCTGGGTAGACTGTACGGCTTGCGTTGCGGATTTACCGGCCATTCGTCGCTTCGTAGAGCCTGCGATGAGTCGTAATTGGCTTGCACCTCGTAAACCGGCGCTTGAGGCGGTGGGGGAAAGTCGTTGGGTTTTCCCGCCAGAATAAACTTGTAGACCAAGGCCGTAATTAGGATATAGACCGTCACCGCGCCTTTGAGTAGAGGGGCGACAGAGGGCCGGTCGCGAAACGTGCGCCATGCGGCGACAGCAAAGCATGCCGCCACGAGCAGATTGCTCTGGATCGTGAAGGTCACAAACGGCCTCAGCGGGGTCGAGCTTTTCAGCACCTGCAGTAACACGCCAGCAATGGCGATGACGGCAACCAGGAACCTGAACGACCCAATCGCTACGCGCACAGTTTGCAGTCCCCTCGAAATCAGCACGTGTGCCTTGCCTAGACATCCCAAACCACGCACGATGGTATCCGACCAAGCCCGCCGCTGCAATTCCACGATAATCTTAGCGCATAAGCGGGAACCACAATCCTCATTGCCATTCAGATTGAGGACGTATGTCGCTTTCGGATCACATCGTCCATTTTGAAGTGTAGGCACGCTCCGTGCGCCTGTATCCCTGGGACTCTTCACACTCTACCCTGCCGTCATTCCCGCGAAAGCGGGAATCTATATTTCCATAGTTTAGGGATATAAATACAAAAGATGGATTCCCGCTTTCGCGGGAATGACGGCGAGGGTGAATCCCAGACTAGGGCAACGGTCTTGGCGCGGTTGCAGCGAATGCGGACCACATGAATGCGGACCCCCTTGCGCGATTACGCCAAATAGGATATGCTGGATGCATCGGAATCCGGGGTATCTGAAGGGAGGGGGAGAGGATGAACGTCAAGGGCGCTTTGCCGACGCTCATACTTCAGGTGCTTTTGGGGGGGCCTCTCCACGGCTATCGTATCGCCCAGGAAATCAAAAAGCGCTCCAAAGGCGTGCTCGAGTTTCGTGAAGGCACGCTATATCCCGCCTTGCACGATCTTGAGAATCGCGGCCTCATCACATCCGAGGAAATCATGGTCAAAGGCCGGCCCCGCCGCGATTATCGGCTAACCGACGCGGGCCGGGGCATCCTCCTCGACGAACGCGAAGAATGGCGCCGTTACGTGAAAGCCGTCGACTTGGTGTTGGGGGAAGGGTGACATGTTTTCACGATCAAGTGGAAGTGACCAGTCACGACCATCGGGAGAACCATTAACGTCTCCGCAAGAGCCTGCACTCCCCCCACCGTTGCCCGCTCACTATGTTCTGGTCAACGAGTGGATTGAGACTGCAACGCGCGGCCTGTGCGTCGAGGCCCGGGAACGCATCGCAGCCGAAGTGCGCAGGCACGTCTGCGAGGCGGTGGCCGAATTCGAGGCGCCGGGGCAATCGCCCGAAGAGGCATTGACCGCCGCCATACGGCAATTGGGCGATGCGAAGTCCGCGCGCAGGGGTTTCAAACGCACGAACCTGACGAAGCGTGAGGCCCGCATTGTGTCCTCACCAAGAGTTTCCCCAGATTTGGAGTTCGTGTCCACGCTGTGTTTCCGATCCCTTGAATTTGCTGGCGCTGCGTTTCTACTTTTTGGATTCGGCCTAGTTGTTTACGAGATCCACCGCTCTGGATCTTGGTTGGACATGTGGCATGTCACGAGAATCGTACTTGGTGGTTTTGTAGTCTACGCGCAAGCTGCAACTCTTATGCATTCGCTTCGTGGCAAATGGAGATGGTCGCTTGCCTTTCGGTCAGTTGCCAGCTTCGGGTTGGTGATTATGCTATTTGAACCTGGTTACATGTTCGATCCCGTCGTGGGCTTCTACATCTGCTGCATTTATGGCGTTCTTGCCATCCCTCAAATGGCATTCGCAATGTTTTGCGCGCGGTTGTGGTGGAAGATGGGGTACGTAGTCGGCGGCCCCAGGCAGGAACTCTGATATGCCAGACTGTCCAGAAAACTCGCCTGTCCCCCCGCCATTGCCAGCTGACTATCTTCAGGTCAACCAGTGGGTAGAAGCTGCAACGCGCGGCCTCTGC encodes the following:
- a CDS encoding Pr6Pr family membrane protein, which encodes MRVAIGSFRFLVAVIAIAGVLLQVLKSSTPLRPFVTFTIQSNLLVAACFAVAAWRTFRDRPSVAPLLKGAVTVYILITALVYKFILAGKPNDFPPPPQAPVYEVQANYDSSQALRSDEWPVNPQRKPYSLPSKLLHIVVPIMAVADWLLFDARRRYRWRYAVIWIAYPVVYLIFVLSRGVLFPGTKYPYPFLDVARIGYHGVASNGAIYGLAFVLLGLAIVAIDRTLPGKDATVTE
- a CDS encoding helix-turn-helix transcriptional regulator, translated to MNVKGALPTLILQVLLGGPLHGYRIAQEIKKRSKGVLEFREGTLYPALHDLENRGLITSEEIMVKGRPRRDYRLTDAGRGILLDEREEWRRYVKAVDLVLGEG
- a CDS encoding permease prefix domain 1-containing protein, with translation MFSRSSGSDQSRPSGEPLTSPQEPALPPPLPAHYVLVNEWIETATRGLCVEARERIAAEVRRHVCEAVAEFEAPGQSPEEALTAAIRQLGDAKSARRGFKRTNLTKREARIVSSPRVSPDLEFVSTLCFRSLEFAGAAFLLFGFGLVVYEIHRSGSWLDMWHVTRIVLGGFVVYAQAATLMHSLRGKWRWSLAFRSVASFGLVIMLFEPGYMFDPVVGFYICCIYGVLAIPQMAFAMFCARLWWKMGYVVGGPRQEL